From one Dysidea avara chromosome 9, odDysAvar1.4, whole genome shotgun sequence genomic stretch:
- the LOC136267715 gene encoding uncharacterized protein isoform X2, producing the protein MSIFSEDTDYHEDTEEIAGTSLEPYKLEPIDANLNANASDTDQLTEDESSSDEELLGKLPNDMSWYHCGNCKMMPTKRECICCCSIGEVVDKMEEIGTSCITESEGFDAVCLNQWVLHTAYYQYRKQYGSTDSQATVS; encoded by the exons ATGAGTATTTTCAGCGAAGACACAGACTATCACGAAGATACTGAGGAGATAGCTGGAACCTCTCTTGAACCTTACAAATTGGAGCCAATAGATGCTAACCTCAATGCTAACGCTAGTGATACAGACCAACTGACTGAGGATGAATCATCGTCTGATGAAGAGCTACTTGGGAAATTGCCCAATGATATGAGTTG GTATCACTGTGGCAATTGTAAGATGATGCCCACTAAAAGAGAATGTATATGCTGCTGTTCCATTGGTGAAGTGGTAGACAAGATGGAAGAAATTGGTACTTCATGTATCACTGAAAGTGAAGGATTCGATGCGGTTTGTTTAAACCAGTGGGTCCTGCATACTGCATATTATCAATACAGAAAACAGTATG GCAGTACCGATTCACAAGCTACCGTCAGCTGA
- the LOC136267715 gene encoding uncharacterized protein isoform X1, which translates to MSIFSEDTDYHEDTEEIAGTSLEPYKLEPIDANLNANASDTDQLTEDESSSDEELLGKLPNDMSWYHCGNCKMMPTKRECICCCSIGEVVDKMEEIGTSCITESEGFDAVCLNQWVLHTAYYQYRKQYGKYKESIHEQYRFTSYRQLTRWCWGWLGKSVRIVPPSCAVDKIMCCG; encoded by the exons ATGAGTATTTTCAGCGAAGACACAGACTATCACGAAGATACTGAGGAGATAGCTGGAACCTCTCTTGAACCTTACAAATTGGAGCCAATAGATGCTAACCTCAATGCTAACGCTAGTGATACAGACCAACTGACTGAGGATGAATCATCGTCTGATGAAGAGCTACTTGGGAAATTGCCCAATGATATGAGTTG GTATCACTGTGGCAATTGTAAGATGATGCCCACTAAAAGAGAATGTATATGCTGCTGTTCCATTGGTGAAGTGGTAGACAAGATGGAAGAAATTGGTACTTCATGTATCACTGAAAGTGAAGGATTCGATGCGGTTTGTTTAAACCAGTGGGTCCTGCATACTGCATATTATCAATACAGAAAACAGTATGGTAAGTATAAAGAATCCATTCATGA GCAGTACCGATTCACAAGCTACCGTCAGCTGACTCGTTGGTGCTGGGGTTGGCTGGGAAAGTCAGTAAGAATAGTGCCACCAAGTTGTGCTGTGGATAAAATAATGTGCTGTGGATAA